A genomic segment from Candidatus Viadribacter manganicus encodes:
- the sthA gene encoding Si-specific NAD(P)(+) transhydrogenase has product MAQHYDLIVIGSGPAGRRAAVQAAKLKKSVLVIERGRRVGGVCVHTGTIPSKTLRETVLNLSGWRERGFYGRAHRNKADITAEDLRRRLHITLDHEVEVLEHQFARNNVTWVSGDARFLGPNAIEVIADRGDVRHFHGDRIILAVGTSPYRPSQIPFDGESVVDADEVLELRRLPRSLAVIGASVIGIEYATIFSALDVKVTVIEPGPSLLGFVDRELVDEFIHDLRDRGVSLRFNSKAVSVEKIGPASCLVQLEDQRQIFADMVLFAAGRVGATGSLNLAATGLVADDRGRLTVDKATFRTSVPHIYAVGDVIGFPSLASTSMEQGRIAACHAFGAQAHAPPEFFPYGIYSVPEISTIGMTEEQVREKRVPYETGIARFRETSRGHIMGLNSGFMKMIFDLNTRRLLGVHIVGEGATELIHIGQAVLNLGGGLDYFVENTFNYPTLAEAYKIAALDAFNRMPALERPAVHDLQEIAALAVARINRASNG; this is encoded by the coding sequence ATGGCGCAGCATTATGACCTTATCGTCATTGGCTCAGGCCCGGCCGGGCGTCGGGCGGCGGTGCAAGCGGCCAAACTGAAGAAGAGTGTTTTGGTGATCGAGCGCGGCCGCCGCGTTGGCGGCGTTTGTGTGCATACCGGAACAATCCCATCCAAGACCTTGCGCGAAACCGTGCTCAACCTCTCTGGCTGGCGCGAACGCGGTTTTTACGGCCGCGCCCACCGCAACAAGGCCGACATCACCGCCGAAGATCTGCGCCGCCGGCTTCACATCACTCTCGATCATGAAGTGGAAGTGCTGGAGCATCAGTTCGCCCGCAACAACGTCACCTGGGTTTCCGGCGATGCACGCTTCCTCGGGCCGAACGCCATCGAAGTTATCGCTGATCGCGGCGATGTGCGTCACTTCCACGGCGACCGCATCATTCTCGCCGTAGGCACATCGCCTTATCGGCCATCGCAAATTCCATTCGACGGCGAGAGCGTTGTCGATGCTGACGAAGTCCTCGAACTCCGCCGCTTGCCGCGTTCATTGGCCGTGATAGGCGCTAGCGTTATCGGCATCGAGTACGCGACCATCTTTTCCGCTCTGGACGTCAAAGTTACGGTGATCGAGCCCGGGCCAAGCTTGCTGGGCTTCGTCGATCGCGAACTCGTCGACGAGTTCATCCACGATCTTCGAGATCGCGGTGTCAGCCTTCGCTTCAATAGCAAAGCCGTGAGCGTCGAGAAGATCGGCCCCGCGAGCTGCTTGGTGCAGCTTGAGGATCAGCGCCAGATTTTTGCGGACATGGTTCTCTTTGCCGCCGGCCGCGTCGGCGCAACCGGCTCTCTCAATCTCGCCGCGACGGGCCTCGTCGCTGACGACCGCGGGCGCCTTACCGTCGATAAGGCAACCTTCCGCACAAGCGTTCCGCACATCTACGCCGTCGGTGACGTCATCGGCTTTCCAAGCCTTGCATCGACATCGATGGAGCAGGGCCGCATCGCCGCCTGCCACGCGTTCGGCGCGCAGGCGCACGCGCCGCCGGAGTTTTTTCCATATGGCATCTATTCGGTGCCGGAGATTTCCACGATCGGCATGACCGAAGAGCAGGTGCGCGAAAAGCGTGTCCCCTACGAAACCGGCATAGCCCGCTTCCGCGAGACCTCGCGCGGCCACATCATGGGGCTGAATTCCGGTTTCATGAAGATGATCTTCGATCTGAACACGCGCCGCTTGCTGGGCGTGCACATCGTCGGAGAGGGCGCGACCGAACTCATTCACATCGGCCAGGCGGTGCTCAATCTCGGCGGTGGTTTGGACTATTTCGTCGAGAACACGTTCAATTACCCAACCCTGGCCGAGGCCTATAAAATTGCCGCTCTCGATGCGTTCAATCGCATGCCGGCGCTAGAGCGTCCGGCCGTGCACGATCTTCAAGAGATCGCCGCATTGGCGGTTGCGCGCATCAACCGCGCGTCGAACGGTTAG
- a CDS encoding iron-containing redox enzyme family protein, whose product MPDGTLVGRLRPHPHQDKALQTKLALWNRARLSPQTPSSDWQNELEREHKMLSLERTFIEHTRREQSERAQAAPRDANGFVNWFESLKDAGPGQGDPLFPWLAERASQDEMRWFVEQEAAGEAGFDDLVALAQVKMPTQAKLELARNYWDEMGRGNAKGMHGPMLETLVHALGLKPRIETTIAPSLALGNTMAALATNRAYAYHALGALGVIELTAPARAVQVSLALRRLRVSAKARHYFDLHAVLDIKHSEAWNREVFGSIVAETPEAAPYIAEGALMRLQCGADCFEAYRSHLWGGDGGALPHL is encoded by the coding sequence ATGCCGGATGGGACTTTAGTTGGGCGCCTACGTCCACACCCCCATCAGGACAAGGCGCTGCAGACGAAATTGGCGCTGTGGAATCGTGCGCGGCTTTCACCGCAGACGCCGTCCAGCGATTGGCAAAATGAGTTGGAGCGTGAGCACAAGATGCTCTCGCTTGAGCGCACGTTCATCGAGCACACGCGCCGCGAGCAATCTGAACGTGCGCAGGCCGCGCCGAGAGATGCGAACGGGTTCGTCAATTGGTTTGAGAGCCTGAAGGATGCAGGGCCCGGACAAGGCGATCCACTCTTCCCATGGCTCGCAGAGCGCGCTTCGCAAGACGAGATGCGCTGGTTCGTTGAGCAGGAAGCAGCTGGCGAGGCCGGCTTCGACGATCTGGTTGCGCTGGCGCAAGTGAAGATGCCGACGCAGGCGAAGCTGGAGCTGGCGCGCAATTATTGGGACGAAATGGGCCGAGGCAACGCCAAGGGCATGCACGGTCCGATGCTTGAGACCTTGGTTCACGCGCTTGGTTTGAAGCCGCGGATCGAAACCACGATCGCGCCATCGCTGGCGCTCGGCAACACCATGGCGGCGTTGGCGACCAATCGCGCGTATGCGTATCACGCACTGGGCGCGTTGGGTGTGATTGAACTTACCGCACCCGCACGCGCCGTGCAGGTAAGCCTTGCGCTGCGCCGCTTACGCGTATCGGCAAAGGCGCGGCATTATTTCGATCTGCACGCCGTGTTGGACATCAAACATTCTGAGGCGTGGAACCGCGAAGTGTTTGGTTCGATCGTTGCCGAAACGCCGGAAGCAGCGCCCTACATCGCCGAAGGCGCGCTGATGCGCCTGCAATGCGGCGCCGATTGCTTCGAGGCCTATCGCTCGCATCTTTGGGGTGGCGATGGCGGGGCTCTGCCCCACCTATGA
- a CDS encoding ATP-grasp domain-containing protein, which produces MRCWLFFNRDLGPDVPEAHEVRRFQEAAKALDIELLVLKPSEFDLVVDSKHSWSAIYQGRELYKPDLIIPRCGSETSYFTLAVLRHFERQGVAIANSPAAVESVADKLHTLQVLAGAKLPIPKTILGKFPADVDLVQRELGFPVVVKKLRGTRGAGVVLCNSRGDFDDLAALLDGATAASDFLFQQYIKASHGRDVRVLVIDGRVVAAMERQSTDGGFKSNISLGGNAKPFTPSPQMAELAVQVARELKLDIAGIDILLDKDGYRICEANSAPGFQGLEKACAIDVPELVFLAMGRKFGLPVRHSERWEQAIDRAARAMFSSIRAPISAADLIDEAPQPLAPIAARARQRRKPAT; this is translated from the coding sequence GTGCGCTGCTGGCTCTTTTTCAACCGGGACCTGGGTCCCGACGTCCCGGAAGCGCACGAAGTGCGGCGCTTCCAAGAAGCGGCGAAGGCTCTCGACATCGAATTGCTGGTTCTGAAGCCAAGCGAGTTCGATCTCGTCGTGGATTCAAAACACAGCTGGTCGGCGATCTATCAGGGGCGCGAGCTCTACAAGCCCGATCTGATCATCCCGCGCTGCGGTAGCGAGACGAGCTATTTCACGCTCGCTGTGCTGCGCCACTTCGAACGCCAGGGTGTGGCGATCGCCAATAGCCCGGCTGCGGTGGAGTCCGTCGCGGACAAGCTGCACACACTGCAAGTGCTGGCGGGCGCGAAACTGCCGATACCGAAAACCATTCTCGGCAAGTTTCCCGCCGACGTCGATCTGGTGCAACGGGAGCTTGGGTTCCCCGTCGTGGTGAAAAAGCTGCGCGGCACGCGCGGCGCGGGCGTCGTGCTCTGCAACAGCCGCGGTGACTTCGACGATCTCGCGGCTTTGCTTGATGGCGCAACTGCCGCTTCAGACTTCCTGTTTCAGCAGTACATCAAGGCCAGTCACGGGCGCGACGTGCGCGTGCTGGTGATCGATGGGCGCGTGGTGGCCGCGATGGAACGGCAATCCACCGATGGAGGCTTCAAGTCGAACATCTCGCTGGGCGGCAACGCCAAACCGTTCACGCCCTCACCGCAAATGGCGGAGCTTGCCGTGCAGGTTGCGCGAGAGCTAAAGCTCGACATCGCCGGCATCGATATTCTGCTCGACAAAGACGGCTATCGTATCTGCGAAGCGAATTCCGCGCCGGGCTTTCAAGGGCTGGAGAAGGCTTGTGCGATTGACGTTCCGGAATTGGTGTTTCTCGCCATGGGCCGGAAGTTCGGCTTGCCGGTGCGCCACTCGGAGCGCTGGGAACAAGCCATCGACCGCGCGGCGCGGGCGATGTTCTCAAGCATCAGAGCGCCGATCAGCGCCGCTGACCTGATCGACGAGGCGCCGCAGCCACTTGCGCCAATTGCGGCGCGTGCGCGCCAGCGCCGCAAGCCGGCAACCTAA
- a CDS encoding dihydrofolate reductase family protein, whose protein sequence is MRKIIVGSFVSMDGVMQAPGGPTEDPTKGFKFGGWVTPYFDQEFGEEVDWLFSETFDLLLGRKTYEIFAAHWPYAEGSPNDGIAKLFKTIKKYVVSGSGEVDTSWAGSVLLGDIAEVKRLRQEDGPNLLTQGSTELVQALLANDLVDAMTIFTVPVVLGGGKKLFADGSAPHSYKLTRTRISSTGIMIGHYERDGEIKIGDTALDNPSAAEAARQERMKREG, encoded by the coding sequence ATGCGGAAGATTATCGTCGGCAGCTTCGTCTCGATGGACGGCGTCATGCAGGCGCCGGGCGGCCCGACCGAAGACCCAACAAAGGGCTTCAAATTCGGCGGCTGGGTGACCCCCTATTTCGACCAGGAATTCGGCGAGGAGGTCGATTGGCTGTTCAGCGAGACGTTCGACCTGCTGCTGGGGCGCAAGACTTATGAGATTTTCGCCGCGCACTGGCCCTACGCCGAAGGCAGCCCGAACGACGGCATCGCCAAGCTGTTCAAGACCATCAAAAAGTACGTGGTTTCCGGCTCTGGCGAAGTCGACACGAGTTGGGCGGGTTCCGTGCTGCTGGGCGACATCGCCGAGGTGAAGCGGTTGCGCCAGGAAGATGGGCCGAACCTCCTCACCCAAGGCAGCACCGAACTGGTGCAGGCCCTTCTCGCGAACGACCTTGTCGATGCGATGACGATCTTCACGGTTCCGGTGGTGCTCGGCGGCGGCAAGAAACTGTTCGCCGACGGCTCAGCGCCGCACAGCTACAAGCTGACCCGGACGCGCATTTCATCCACAGGCATCATGATCGGCCATTACGAGCGCGACGGCGAGATCAAGATCGGCGACACCGCGCTGGATAATCCGAGCGCCGCGGAAGCTGCGCGCCAGGAGCGGATGAAGCGCGAGGGCTAG
- a CDS encoding ATP-binding protein: MDAAPKPRMRFRDILPKGLYWRTLLIIVAPAALLQLIITLVFLDDHWQATSKRMSQGVAADVALIIQLYERNPTQENFESLREYAMRPLRLEIELQPDAELAIPRCRGWGSTLDGYLLRALQSDISREVWYDSTCPGPQVLIRVPIENGVLQLKAYRDRVQARSGPLFVTWISGATIFLIIVSVIFIRNQVRPIENLADAMERFGRGEDTGYIRARGAREVRGATLAFQDMRQRIKKHIDQRSQLLAGVSHDLRTPLTRLKLQLAMMPDSPEIEDIKRDLAEMEETLDEYLTFAKGLADETPELVNITKVVEEVVADTARGGADVAIESGAASISTPGRARALKRCLANLIDNAAAHGDRVRVAISSTETAITVSVDDNGPGIPEELYEEAFRPFSRLDETRSRNQKGVGLGLAIARDVARSHGGDISLSQSPLGGLRAALRLPRPA, encoded by the coding sequence ATGGACGCCGCACCGAAGCCACGCATGCGCTTTCGCGACATTCTGCCGAAGGGACTTTATTGGCGCACGCTGCTGATCATCGTCGCGCCGGCGGCGCTGCTCCAGCTGATCATCACGCTCGTATTCCTCGATGATCACTGGCAGGCGACGTCAAAGCGCATGAGCCAAGGCGTGGCGGCGGACGTTGCGCTCATCATTCAGCTTTATGAGCGCAATCCGACGCAAGAGAACTTTGAATCGCTGCGCGAATACGCGATGCGGCCGCTAAGGCTCGAGATCGAGCTGCAACCCGACGCCGAGCTTGCGATCCCACGTTGCCGCGGCTGGGGTTCGACGCTCGACGGGTACCTGCTGCGCGCGCTGCAATCGGATATCAGTCGTGAGGTTTGGTACGATTCCACCTGCCCCGGTCCGCAGGTGCTCATTCGCGTGCCGATTGAGAACGGGGTGCTGCAGCTCAAAGCGTATCGTGACCGCGTGCAGGCGCGTTCGGGACCGTTGTTTGTCACTTGGATTTCGGGCGCGACGATCTTCCTCATTATCGTGTCGGTGATCTTCATTCGCAATCAAGTGCGGCCGATCGAAAATCTCGCCGATGCGATGGAGCGTTTTGGGCGCGGTGAAGACACGGGCTATATCCGCGCACGCGGCGCGCGCGAAGTGCGCGGAGCGACGTTGGCGTTTCAGGACATGCGCCAGCGCATCAAGAAGCACATCGATCAACGCTCGCAGCTCTTGGCGGGCGTCAGCCACGATCTGCGTACGCCGCTGACGCGGCTGAAGCTGCAACTGGCGATGATGCCGGACTCTCCCGAGATCGAAGACATCAAGCGCGACCTTGCCGAAATGGAAGAGACGCTCGACGAGTATCTCACTTTCGCAAAAGGATTGGCCGACGAGACGCCGGAATTGGTCAACATCACCAAGGTGGTGGAAGAAGTTGTCGCCGACACCGCGCGCGGCGGCGCCGATGTAGCGATTGAGAGCGGCGCAGCTTCGATCTCGACGCCTGGCCGGGCGCGCGCGCTGAAGCGGTGCCTTGCAAACCTCATCGACAACGCCGCCGCTCACGGCGACCGGGTGCGCGTCGCGATCTCCAGCACCGAGACAGCGATCACCGTCAGCGTCGACGATAACGGGCCCGGCATTCCTGAAGAGCTCTACGAGGAGGCCTTCCGCCCCTTCTCGCGGCTGGATGAGACTCGGTCCCGAAACCAAAAGGGCGTCGGCCTCGGGCTTGCGATCGCGCGGGACGTAGCGCGCAGCCATGGCGGGGATATTTCGTTGAGCCAGAGCCCCTTAGGCGGATTGCGCGCGGCGCTCCGGCTACCGCGCCCGGCCTAA
- a CDS encoding Hsp70 family protein, with translation MDDTGERDWTSRARICIDFGTALSKASICLDPMLPLEVGVKPLPIGAISGAEHPLLTPSVIYVDDGRVYFGPQALQHAHRGVETARDPLISFKTVLGATNVQEALQTKLRPSMDPTGTFKHRDALVLYIAYLDQLIREALDLAPNMPGGVVNSKRRYTSPVWRPGSGIDVAFEQIFNEAAAVSQRLGRQFLLQGEGISIAQCKDALERAAQAPGNANLETGIFEPHAAAAAALAFTSQPTRFVIVLDIGAGTNDMAAFDFDESVEPPSLSEIKEARQCSALAGDEVDRILIELMLRKAGFDRNNPDDMRTLRAARLTARELKKDIFRHGKCTMRVGRKIITVLAKELAEDPNFRTYQQALAQTIAASLRVVAQHAQSVGATTIDVVLAGGGSHLPFLTALVQHAGASVAPGITLRIGPLSPANPLYTSIDSTLRDVFPQIAMAVGGALVEMMPAR, from the coding sequence ATGGACGATACGGGCGAACGTGATTGGACCTCCCGGGCGAGGATTTGCATCGACTTCGGCACAGCTTTGTCGAAGGCGTCGATCTGCCTTGATCCGATGCTGCCGCTTGAGGTTGGCGTAAAGCCATTGCCGATCGGCGCCATCTCCGGCGCCGAGCATCCATTGCTCACGCCGTCGGTCATCTACGTGGACGACGGACGCGTCTATTTTGGCCCCCAAGCGCTGCAACACGCTCATCGCGGCGTCGAAACAGCGCGCGATCCGCTGATCTCGTTCAAGACCGTTCTCGGCGCCACCAACGTTCAAGAAGCGCTGCAGACCAAGCTTCGTCCGTCGATGGACCCTACCGGCACGTTCAAGCATCGCGACGCGCTGGTGCTTTACATCGCCTACCTCGATCAACTCATTCGCGAAGCGCTCGATCTTGCGCCCAACATGCCGGGCGGCGTGGTAAATTCGAAGCGGCGCTACACCAGCCCAGTATGGCGGCCGGGTAGCGGCATCGATGTGGCGTTCGAGCAGATCTTCAACGAGGCCGCCGCCGTCTCGCAGCGTCTGGGGCGGCAGTTCTTGCTGCAAGGCGAAGGCATTTCCATCGCCCAGTGCAAAGACGCGCTTGAACGCGCCGCACAGGCGCCGGGCAACGCAAATCTCGAAACCGGCATCTTCGAGCCGCACGCAGCGGCAGCGGCGGCGCTGGCGTTCACCTCACAACCGACGCGCTTTGTCATCGTTCTCGACATCGGCGCCGGCACCAACGACATGGCGGCGTTCGATTTCGACGAAAGCGTCGAGCCGCCATCGCTCAGCGAAATCAAGGAAGCGCGTCAATGCAGCGCGCTGGCGGGCGATGAAGTCGACCGCATTCTGATTGAGCTGATGCTGCGCAAGGCCGGGTTCGACCGCAACAATCCGGACGATATGCGAACGCTCCGCGCCGCCCGCCTGACCGCGCGCGAATTGAAGAAAGACATCTTCCGGCACGGCAAATGCACGATGCGCGTCGGACGCAAGATCATCACCGTTCTGGCCAAGGAATTGGCTGAGGACCCCAACTTCCGCACCTACCAGCAGGCTTTGGCGCAAACGATCGCTGCGAGCCTTCGGGTCGTTGCGCAGCACGCGCAATCCGTCGGCGCTACCACGATTGACGTCGTGCTCGCGGGCGGCGGTTCGCACCTGCCCTTCCTGACGGCGCTGGTGCAGCACGCCGGCGCCAGCGTTGCGCCGGGGATCACGCTGCGCATTGGGCCGCTTTCGCCAGCCAACCCACTCTACACCAGCATCGACAGCACGCTTCGCGATGTCTTCCCGCAGATCGCCATGGCGGTCGGCGGCGCGCTGGTGGAGATGATGCCGGCGCGATGA
- a CDS encoding 7-carboxy-7-deazaguanine synthase QueE, with the protein MSATLKLARNDQGEPEIFRSIQGEGRAIGRPRTFVRLSGCNLHCVWCDTAYTWNWNGTPFAHERGVKFDPSAEMVKIDVADAAAQILALPSEGVVITGGEPTLQADALIALIDVLRARAPDLLIEFETNGSIAPSGALCERVDLFMVSPKLAHSGNDASVALNERALSVFAQLPSAYFKFVAKTSTDIETAAAIAKRFGVPAGRVYIMPEGTTPEALDARGPGLIDATLAYGFSYSDRLHIHLFGQKRGV; encoded by the coding sequence ATGAGCGCTACGCTCAAGCTCGCGCGCAACGATCAGGGCGAGCCGGAAATCTTCCGCTCGATACAGGGCGAAGGCCGCGCCATCGGGCGGCCGCGCACGTTCGTGCGCCTCTCAGGCTGCAATCTCCACTGCGTGTGGTGCGATACCGCCTACACGTGGAACTGGAACGGCACGCCGTTCGCGCACGAGCGCGGCGTGAAGTTCGATCCCAGCGCGGAGATGGTGAAGATCGATGTCGCGGATGCGGCGGCGCAGATCTTGGCGTTGCCGAGCGAAGGCGTGGTGATCACCGGCGGCGAGCCCACGTTGCAGGCAGATGCGTTGATTGCGTTGATCGATGTGTTGCGCGCGAGGGCGCCGGACCTGCTGATCGAGTTTGAGACCAATGGTTCGATTGCGCCTAGTGGTGCGCTTTGCGAACGCGTTGATCTCTTTATGGTCTCGCCGAAGCTCGCGCATTCGGGAAACGACGCAAGTGTTGCGCTGAATGAGCGTGCGCTCTCGGTTTTTGCGCAGCTCCCGAGCGCTTATTTCAAGTTTGTGGCCAAGACCTCGACTGACATCGAAACGGCGGCGGCGATTGCGAAGCGCTTTGGCGTACCTGCCGGGCGCGTCTATATCATGCCGGAAGGCACGACGCCCGAAGCGCTCGATGCACGCGGGCCCGGCTTGATCGACGCGACCCTGGCGTATGGGTTCAGCTACAGCGACCGACTGCACATCCATCTGTTCGGCCAGAAGCGCGGCGTCTAA
- a CDS encoding cupin domain-containing protein, protein MSKFIAITGGGPREEKAVDADRLVEGSPRTVSTLEYTRDDKIFAGEWSATAGAWRVKYEEWEFCHVLEGVCELVPDDGAPVRYVEGDSFIIEPGFSGVWRVIEPMRKRYVVQFF, encoded by the coding sequence ATGAGCAAATTCATTGCGATCACAGGCGGCGGGCCGCGCGAAGAAAAAGCGGTCGATGCGGATCGCCTCGTCGAGGGATCGCCGCGCACCGTTTCGACACTCGAATACACGCGTGACGACAAAATCTTTGCCGGCGAGTGGAGCGCAACCGCCGGCGCGTGGCGCGTCAAATACGAAGAATGGGAATTTTGCCACGTGCTCGAAGGCGTGTGCGAACTTGTTCCCGACGATGGCGCGCCGGTGCGCTATGTTGAAGGTGATAGCTTCATCATCGAGCCGGGCTTCAGTGGCGTGTGGCGCGTGATCGAACCGATGCGCAAGCGCTACGTGGTGCAGTTCTTCTAG
- a CDS encoding isopenicillin N synthase family dioxygenase has product MPNTELPIINVTPLLEDGETHSVAREIQRACEDLGFFYATGHAIGAETLAKLNSVSRTFFALPEAEKMKIAMAKGGRAWRGYFPVGGELTSGKPDRKQGLYFGEELGVSDPRVAAGLPLHGANQFPEAVPELRAAVLAFMDEATRSAHAIMQGIALSLCLEAQYFRRTYTSDPTLLFRVFEYPAGDDESWGVGEHTDYGLLTLLAQDENGGLQVKTPQGWIEAPPIEGALVCNIGDMLDRLTGGAYRSTPHRVRNISGKSRLSFPFFFDPGWNADIVPLPAHAVARDDSSQRWDQANVHAFSGTYGEYLMSKVSKVFPDLAREAI; this is encoded by the coding sequence ATGCCGAACACTGAATTGCCGATCATCAATGTTACGCCACTGCTCGAAGATGGCGAAACGCACAGCGTCGCGCGCGAGATTCAACGCGCATGCGAAGATCTAGGCTTCTTTTACGCAACGGGGCACGCGATCGGCGCCGAGACTTTAGCAAAACTAAACTCAGTCAGCAGAACGTTCTTCGCGCTCCCTGAGGCGGAGAAGATGAAAATCGCCATGGCGAAAGGCGGGCGCGCGTGGCGGGGCTACTTTCCTGTTGGCGGTGAACTCACCAGCGGCAAACCTGATCGTAAGCAGGGATTATATTTCGGCGAAGAGCTCGGCGTTTCCGATCCGCGCGTCGCGGCCGGCTTGCCGCTGCACGGCGCCAATCAGTTCCCGGAAGCTGTGCCGGAATTGCGCGCCGCGGTTTTGGCCTTCATGGACGAAGCTACACGCTCCGCGCACGCGATCATGCAAGGCATTGCGCTTAGCCTTTGTCTCGAGGCTCAGTATTTCCGGCGCACCTACACCAGCGACCCAACATTGCTCTTTCGCGTGTTCGAGTATCCCGCCGGAGACGACGAAAGCTGGGGCGTCGGCGAACACACCGATTACGGGCTCCTCACTCTCCTTGCGCAAGACGAGAACGGCGGCCTGCAAGTAAAGACTCCCCAAGGCTGGATCGAAGCGCCGCCAATCGAAGGCGCTTTAGTGTGCAACATCGGCGATATGCTCGATCGGCTAACCGGCGGCGCGTATCGCTCGACCCCGCACCGTGTTCGCAACATCAGTGGCAAGAGCCGACTCTCGTTTCCGTTCTTCTTCGATCCAGGTTGGAACGCCGACATCGTGCCGTTGCCTGCCCACGCCGTCGCCCGCGACGATAGCAGTCAGCGCTGGGATCAGGCCAACGTGCACGCCTTCAGCGGCACGTACGGCGAGTATCTGATGAGCAAGGTCTCAAAGGTATTTCCAGATCTGGCGCGCGAGGCGATTTAG